One segment of Capillibacterium thermochitinicola DNA contains the following:
- a CDS encoding 2-oxoacid:acceptor oxidoreductase family protein produces MTHEIICAGFGGQGVMLIGQLLAYGGMLEGKEVTWFPSYGPEMRGGTANCSVVISDQPVGSPIVAEPDGLLAMNGPSLARFKGAVKPGGVIVYNSSLISDVPERPGVRICAVPANELARELGNDKIGNMVVLGAFLGLTKAVAVASIETALQQVLPARRQHLIPLNSAALRKGFSLVEG; encoded by the coding sequence GTGACGCATGAGATTATTTGTGCTGGGTTTGGCGGACAAGGCGTGATGTTGATCGGCCAACTTTTAGCGTACGGCGGGATGCTGGAAGGGAAAGAAGTGACCTGGTTTCCGTCCTACGGTCCGGAGATGCGGGGTGGGACGGCCAATTGTTCGGTGGTCATCTCCGACCAGCCGGTCGGCTCACCGATTGTGGCCGAACCCGATGGTTTGCTTGCAATGAATGGTCCTTCCCTGGCACGGTTTAAAGGCGCGGTGAAACCCGGCGGGGTGATCGTTTACAATTCTTCTTTGATCAGCGATGTTCCGGAGCGGCCCGGGGTCAGGATCTGTGCCGTTCCCGCCAATGAGCTGGCCCGGGAACTTGGGAACGATAAAATCGGCAACATGGTGGTCTTAGGGGCCTTTTTAGGGCTCACGAAAGCGGTGGCCGTGGCCAGCATCGAAACCGCCTTGCAGCAAGTCTTACCCGCCCGGCGGCAACATTTGATCCCCTTAAACAGCGCTGCTTTGCGTAAA